Within Bdellovibrio bacteriovorus HD100, the genomic segment AGATGCGCCAGGATCACGGCTACGGTCTGCGGGTGCTCATTCACCAGGAAGGTCGCCAAAGATTTTGCGTCGACCATCTCCAGGGACTCCAAAGAACGGGAACCACCGGAAGTGATGTTCAAGCCCCCCAGGATGCCACGGGCTCTTTCCTCACCCAGGGCGTCCACAATGGTGTCCTTGGCAGAGATATTTTCAGAGAAAATGTAGTCTTCAGTTTCAGAGATCATTTCGTAGTACTCTTCCAGCACACGTTTGGTCACGTGAACCGGCACTACACGCAATTTGCTCATTTGATTGATAAGCTTGCGGATGTCAGAGTCGTCCATACGGCGAAGCAAAACCTTCACCGCATCCTTGCCAAGGTAATTGATCAGGATTGCGGCCTTGTCGAAGCCCTTGAGATTTTCATACTCAATATTATCTGACTTATGAAGTTTCATTAGCCATCCTTCCTAACCAGCCACATGCCAAAGGCGTTGGCTGCTTTTTCCTCGTCACGACTCATTGATGACAGGATACGATCTTTCAGCAATTCAGATTCGGCCTTCTCAGGATCAATGGATTCCTGAAGGACCGGCAAAGCGGTGGACATGCCCGGAAGGGTGTTATCCACAGACTGCAGCTCTTCCAGCTCTTCGATTGTGCGAGGAAGCATTTCCTCAACAGAATCCTGGAAGCTGTCGGTGATCCACTGCATGAACGGGCGCACCACGATGAAGAAGAACAGCGCCAAGCTGAATCCCAGCAATGCCCACTTGAACAACGCGTGGATCAGCTTTTTTCTTTCCAGCGTCGTCAGGATCTTTTCTGCTTCAGAGAAGTCTTCCGGCTGGAACTGGATATTTTCAATTTTTACACTGTCGCCACGGGCGGTATTGAAACCGATCGCATTCTTAACCAGATCCTCGTACTTGCGCAGCTCTTCAGCCGAGCGCGGTTTCCAAGTCGTTTCGGTGGTGCCGTCGGCTTTGGTTGTCGTCGTCATCATGCCGTCAACAACCACGGCCACACTCACGCGCTCCAGATTCCCTGCGGATTCACGGATATTACGCACGGTTTTTGGCACGTCATAGTTCGTTGTCTTGATTTCTTTTTTAACATCCTGACGGAAGCCCACAGTCCCCTGGTCCTCTGCCCCCGGCAGATTGGAACGGGAACCCGGCACACCGGCTGGATTGGTGCGGGAGCCGTCCAAAGATTCCTCTTCAGACTGCTGGGAACGGATGGCTGTTTTGTCCGGATCCACGGATTCTTCCACAGAAGAAATCACACGGTGATTCAGAGTCGCATCCACTTTCGCCACAACCTTGGCATGACCAACAACCTTTGTCAGGATGTCTTCGATACGGTCTTCCAGGTCGCCTTCAATTTTGGCTTTCAGATCCAGCAGTTCATTGGAACCACCAGTTGTCCCGTCAGCCACGCGGGTCAGAACTTTACCACGCTCATCCAGGACTGTGACTTTGTCCGCGTCCATGCCTTCAACAGAGTTCGCCACCAGATAACGAACACCGCGAACTTGCTCCGGAGTCAGCTCTTTACCCTGGTGCAATTCCACCACGACAGACGCTGACGCCTGACCGCCCTCTTCAAGGAAGGTCTTTTTGTTTGGCAAAGCCAGAATCACTTTGGATTGTTTCACTGCTGTCAGCGTGTTGATCGCACGCATCAGCTCACCCTGAAGGGCCCGCTGATAATTGATCTTCTGAGCATAGGAGTTCATGCCGAAATCCTGCTTGTCGAAGATCTCAAGACCGATCGAGCCCATTTTCGGGGAACCGATTTCGGACATCAATGTCATCTGGGTTGAGTGCAGCAGTTCTTTTGGAATGGCGATTGTCTTACCGCCATCACGCAGCTGGAACGGCACATTCTTTTCGTTCAGCTTTCCAACGATTGTGGAAACCTGCTCCGTCGGAATGTTTGTGAACAATGGCACATAGTCTTTCCCTGAAGCCATAAACAGCATCGTGAAAAGTGCCACCGCCGCAATTACAGTAACCGCAATTACTGAAAGTCTTTTGGTCGGACCCAGGTTTTTGAAGAACTCGCGAAACTGGACAACCAATCCACCAAAAATCTTATTCAAGGAAACCCCTCCAGCCTAAGGAAAACTAAACCTGCATCTTCATAACTTCTTGGTACGCATCAATAATCTTGTTGCGCACTTGCACCATCACCTTCAGGGCGATGTCTGCTTTTTCCGCGGCGATCATCACATCGGCCACGTTGTCCGTTTTGCCAGTCGCGAGATTCTGCATGGCTTTATCTGAAGCCTTTTGCATTTCATTCACGCTGCCTACGGCGTCTTTCAGGGTGTCGGCGAAGCTCTTACCCGTACCGGATGTCGAACTCGTTGAAGGGGTGTTCTCGATGCTTAATGACTTGGAATCACGGACGATTCCATTATCGAGAAACCTGTTTGCATTTGATACAGTAAAACCCTCCATGGCTTCACCTTCTCCTCTGATAAAATTGTATTAAACTTGCGTAAAAAAGTCCTTAATTTTTGCCGGGGTCTAGGAAGGAATTACCTGCCTATTTCCAGCGCGGAAAGCGCCATATCCTTCGACGCCTGAACCGCTGTCACGTTGGCCTCGTAGGAACGCGACGCCTGTATCATATTGGTCATTTCTTCCATCAAATTGATATTCGGATAAGCCACGTATCCGTCTGCATTTGCATCAGGATGGTCCGGTTCATACTTGAGCAGCGGCGCCTTGCGATCCGAGATCACATCAGTGACCTGGACCCTCTGGAAACTTCCTGCCGGATCCGTCGAGGAAATGATCTCGCCAAAGTTTTTGGCATCGGGCATCGCCTCGAAAACCACGTCCTTACGGCGATACGGACCACCCTCGGGGGTCTGGGTCGTGTTAATGTTGGCGATATTGCTGGCAATGGTATTCATGCGCATTCTTTGCGCCGCCATACCACTGCTGCTGATTCTCATCCCCGTCAAAAAATCAGCCATCTATTACCGCCCTTCGGTTGCGGCATACTTCAGTGCCGCCATTTTCTTGTTGATCAGTTGCAGAGCCGCTTTGTACATGATCGCGTTCTCTGACAACGCCGACATTTCTTTTTCCACATCGACGGTGTTTCCGTCGTTGTTCACAGCCCCTTCCGGATCATCATAGATATCCGGGCGGGTTTTGCTGACCGAGATGCCGCCCACCGCGAAGTGTTCCGGATTGCTCGTGCTCAGGGAGTTTGCGCCATCCAGATCCAGCGCTCTTTGCAAAGCGCCTTCGAAGTCCATTTTCTTGGCGTGATAACCCGGAGTCTCGGCATTGGCGATATTCGAGGAGGTCACATTGTGACGGAGCTGCCTCATGCTCAGTGAGGTCGCCAGCGCGTTGGTTGTTTTATCGAAGATATTACTCATAAAACACCTGCTTCCTTGTACTCATTAAGTTTGTTTCTCAAGGTACGAATACTGATTCCAAGCATTTGCGCCGCACGGGTGCGGTTCTGGGCGGTCAGCTCCAGAGTCTGAATAATTAGACGCTTCTCGACCTCAGAAAGGGACATGCCCGGGGCAAAATCCAGGTCCATATCCTCGACCACAGCCTCAAACTGGATGGATTCAGGCCCAATCAGTGAAGATTTTGCAAGAACCACGGCTCTTTCCAGCACATTTTCAAGTTCACGGATGTTGCCCGGCCAGTTCCAGGTGTTCAGGCGGTCGAAACCTTCCGCCGTCAAACGCAAGCCCGACTTGCCGTGCATGATCTGGGACACTTCCAGAATAAAATTCACAATGTTCTGGAAGTCCTGACGACGGTCTTCCAGGCGCGGCAGTTCCAGATGAACAACCGCCAGCTTATAGAACAGATCCTGACGGAATTGTTCCTGCTTCACCAACGCGCGCAGATCGCGACGGGATGTGGAAATGAAACGAGGGCGCGTGCCGTCAGCTCTTTCCACCAGCTTCATCAGGTCATTTTGCAATGCCACAGAAGCGCAATCCAGATCTTCAATCAGCAAAGTACCGCCATCCACGCGCGAGAAGTCAAAGCCACCGGCGTTTTTGCAATCCAGGCAGTACAGGCGTGCTGAACGGCTTTTGGTGTAAATGTAACGAGCCAGACTTGTTTTACCCACACCGGCCTCACCGACCAGAAGCAAACTTGCCTGCGTTGAAGCCAACTGCAAGCTCAGCTGTTTCACTTCGTGCATTCTTCTATCTTCGATGTGTAGAGCATCAAAATCAAAGTACGACATCCAAACTCCTATTGGCCTTGCTCGTTCTCAGACATAGCTGGAATTCTTTTGATATATTTCTTGTAATCGTCACGCCATTCTGAATTCTTCAACTGCTCCTGAGCCAGATTCTTCCAGAACCCGCTCTTGTCACCTTTGAAGTCATTCCAGACCTCGGCCGCTTTCTGGATCTCACCTGCTTTGAAGTAGATCTGACCCAGTTTGTAACGGATGGAGGAAAGCGGACGATTGTCTTCGTACTTTTCCAGCAGCTTTTCATAGGAACCTGTCGCCAGATCCTGCTGTTTTTTACTCAGATAGATATCACCCATCATTTCCAGCGCCTTGGCGTGGATCACCGGGGAAATCTTGCCGGAATCACTTTGCAATTTGTCGATCATTTCCAAAGACTGGATGGCTTCATCCGGTTTGCTTTGTTTCACCTGAAGTTCAGCCAGTTTCAGATAAGGTTCAGCCACCAGTTGCGGCTGACCTTTCCACGTGCGCAAAAGTTCGCCCAGGTAACGAACCGCAGAATCATTGTCCCCGCGTTTTTCCAGCAGACGAACCGCGATGTTCACGCGTTCAATCTGAGATTGTTCGTCCATTTTTTCCGGCGTTTTGATGTTTTTCAGATAGTCATAAGCCTGATTGTATTTTTGCTCCTGAGTGAACACGTTGGAAAGACGCAGGTTCAGTTCGTCCTCGGAAGGAATCTGCTCTTTCACCTGAATTTCTTTGGCTTCCGCGGTGCCACGAATTGCATAAATACGGTTCAAAACGTCTTTGTAGTATCTTTCCGCTTCAACCGGAACCCCGGCCATCTCAAATGCACGACCGACATTATATTTGGTATCCAGACGCTTGGAGTTTTTCAGCCAGTTGTCAGCATATTGACTGTGGGTTTTCAATGCCTTGATGAAGTTGCCATCGTTAACTTCGGATTCCAGCTTGTCATTGATGTTGGAAACAATACGATTGGTCAGCAGCGGAACATCCACAGAAGTGGGATGTTCTTTATAGTATTTGGAAAGCAGATCCACCGCTTTTTGGTGTTCACCACGGTGAGTGTAACCATCCGCCACCATCACAGTTGCAAACTGCTCGATGTTCGGAAGATCAATCTTTTTAGCCAATGACATGATTTCTTCAACGGCGTGGTTTACTTCCTTCGGCTTCATGCCTTTCATGCGCGTGCTCAAAAGACGCAAACGCGCAATCACTGCATTTGGAGTTTCACCATAACGGAAGTACGTTTCAAGGTAAGCCCCCATCACGCGGGACTTGTCGGCACCGAAGATTTCAAGCAACTCACCCATGCGCGTCATCGCAAATGCCGAATGGTTGCTGCTTGGGAATTTTTTTACGAATTCACGATAGGTGTCCAGACTTTGCGGATACTTGTTCATCATGAACAAAGATTCCGCCTGATTGAAGAAGGCATTCGGGTAAGAGCTTTGTCCCTCTGGATACTTCTTCAAAGCTTTCTGATATTCATCAACCGCTTTTGCATAGTTCTTGCCGCGCACCCACACGTCACCACGACGGTAGGCTGCTTCCACTTTCAAATCACGGTTGAAAGCTTCTTTTTCAACCTGATCAAACTGGGCAATTGCATCTGTCCATTTGTTCAGCTTCATGAAAGCCAAACCCATGCCCAGACGCGCCAGATCCTTGGAAACAGATTCTTTGCCCGAGAAGTTTTTGTTGTCGATGTGTTCTTGGAACAAACGCAGGGAATTGAGTGCATCGCCTTTTTCCAAAGCCAGGAAGCCCGTCTTCACTGACGTTCTTTCCGCCAAAGGAGAACGCGGATACTTAGCGACTGCCTCTTTATATTTCTGCATCGCCTCGTCATAGTCTTTCATGCGGCCTTCTTCCTTCCACAGGGCCAGGTGAACGTCGGCGGTCATGAAATCAATGACTTCGTTGTATTCAGATTTTGGATATTTGTCTTTGAACCAGGCCTGAGTTTTCAGGTAAACGCCATAGCGCTGCTTTTCAAACAACGTCAAAAGCAAACGAGCCTGTTTGTTTTCTTCCGTGGACTGCGGGGAAATCTGGTAGATCGCCGGAGTGATCTTCATTTTCTCCCAGTAGCTGACCGGAGTTTCCAGCATCGGGAACGGGATATAATAGTTATCCTTGGCGCGGATCATCGCCTCTTCTTTGATCTCATAGTCTTTGACCGAGAAGCGGGAATAGTCCGGATCGCCACCGTCAAAGATACCGGATTTCACTGAATCATTAGCGGCAAAGCCCACGCCCTGATCTGCAATCGCCAAAGTGTCCGCCGCTGGCTTACGGTTCTTGTCAGTTTTAGCTTTCGCCACAGGTTTCACATCTTTAGCCGGCAACTCGGTCGGAATTTGTGTGTCTTTTTTGGCAACTGCTTTGCCGTCTTTTTTAGGCTTCGCAGATGGATTCACATAGAAATCCATGATCAGCCGAGAAGGCTGATCCGTCAGGTAATCAAATGTCTCGATGTCTTCACCAGAAAGGGTGAACTGAATCACGTTCTTGCCATCCGGACCCTTGCGGTCCACAGCCACCGACGTCACAAAATCACTTTTAAAGGAGGAAAGAGAACCGATCGTGGATTCATCCAACGCCGGCACGGTCATTTCAACGACAACCTGACCTTTTTTATCAAGGCGTTTGACGTCGTAATCCCAATTTTGCTGGCCCGACAGTTCCATGTGAACAGTGTCGCCCTGAAAATTAATGATTCCATTGACCTTCGCCGCTTGCGCTGAAGCTAGACCAAAGAACAGGCATCCTGCCACAATCAAATTACGTAAAGTGTTCACTCCTTGAACCCCTTCTCTTCCCTTCGTTCTGCTATTGCACATACGGTGCCACCTCTTTCAAAGGTCCATTGGCAAATAATTTCCAGATGGGCAAAAAGTTTCATAGAATTTCCAACACCACCGCCAAAACGCTGACGGCGAGACGACCCGGCCCTAGGAAAGGCCACACCCAAACCAGCCGCTTCGGACAGTCCTCGCGGACGCCGTCCCGTTGGGACGTGCTGCTGTGGAACTTGCGTCTGGCTTGGGTGTGGCCTTTCCTAGAGCCTGGTGTGCCGGCAAATTTTGGCGGTATCTGGGTGCACGCTGTGCGTGTTCTCTGATCTTTTTCTACGCGCTACCGAGAGCTCTCGGTGGGGCGCTGGAAGCAGTGGGAAAATTCTTGTCTGGAAGGTCGGACAGCTTGGTCTAGGGCGGATAGGGGGAGCGGTGGTGGCTCAGCCCCAAGTTCCGCAGCAGTAGGCCCAAAGGGCCACGTCCGCGAGGATGTGTTCGAAGGGGATGAGGCGCCACCGCTCCCCCTATCCGCCCTAGACCGAGGCACTGTTTCGCCGTACAGACTCTGGATTTTTCCTCAATTTATTCCGATGGATGGGTGCTATGAAGAACATCTTTGTTTGTTGCATCTTGAGTTTGCTTTTTGTTGGGTGTGTGTCGGTGAATTTGCCGGGGCGGAAATCTGTGCCTGCAAAGGGTGTGGAGTTTTCTTCGCCTGGTTCGCCTTTTAAATCCATTGATGCAGGCAATTCTGACAAAGCTTGGTTGAGTTCGTCGACTGGGAACACGATTTCTTTTGTTTCTGACTGTGGTGGGGCGGATCCGTCTTTGCAGCAAATGGAAACAGAGTCTTTGGCGGCGCTTTCCAATCTGGATGTGAAATCAGATACTTTGATGTTCAATGGCCGCGAGGCTCGTCAATCGGTGGCTACAGGCACTGTGGATGGCATTCCGGTGCAACTTTCCCTTTTGG encodes:
- a CDS encoding tetratricopeptide repeat protein; its protein translation is MNTLRNLIVAGCLFFGLASAQAAKVNGIINFQGDTVHMELSGQQNWDYDVKRLDKKGQVVVEMTVPALDESTIGSLSSFKSDFVTSVAVDRKGPDGKNVIQFTLSGEDIETFDYLTDQPSRLIMDFYVNPSAKPKKDGKAVAKKDTQIPTELPAKDVKPVAKAKTDKNRKPAADTLAIADQGVGFAANDSVKSGIFDGGDPDYSRFSVKDYEIKEEAMIRAKDNYYIPFPMLETPVSYWEKMKITPAIYQISPQSTEENKQARLLLTLFEKQRYGVYLKTQAWFKDKYPKSEYNEVIDFMTADVHLALWKEEGRMKDYDEAMQKYKEAVAKYPRSPLAERTSVKTGFLALEKGDALNSLRLFQEHIDNKNFSGKESVSKDLARLGMGLAFMKLNKWTDAIAQFDQVEKEAFNRDLKVEAAYRRGDVWVRGKNYAKAVDEYQKALKKYPEGQSSYPNAFFNQAESLFMMNKYPQSLDTYREFVKKFPSSNHSAFAMTRMGELLEIFGADKSRVMGAYLETYFRYGETPNAVIARLRLLSTRMKGMKPKEVNHAVEEIMSLAKKIDLPNIEQFATVMVADGYTHRGEHQKAVDLLSKYYKEHPTSVDVPLLTNRIVSNINDKLESEVNDGNFIKALKTHSQYADNWLKNSKRLDTKYNVGRAFEMAGVPVEAERYYKDVLNRIYAIRGTAEAKEIQVKEQIPSEDELNLRLSNVFTQEQKYNQAYDYLKNIKTPEKMDEQSQIERVNIAVRLLEKRGDNDSAVRYLGELLRTWKGQPQLVAEPYLKLAELQVKQSKPDEAIQSLEMIDKLQSDSGKISPVIHAKALEMMGDIYLSKKQQDLATGSYEKLLEKYEDNRPLSSIRYKLGQIYFKAGEIQKAAEVWNDFKGDKSGFWKNLAQEQLKNSEWRDDYKKYIKRIPAMSENEQGQ
- the fliE gene encoding flagellar hook-basal body complex protein FliE, encoding MEGFTVSNANRFLDNGIVRDSKSLSIENTPSTSSTSGTGKSFADTLKDAVGSVNEMQKASDKAMQNLATGKTDNVADVMIAAEKADIALKVMVQVRNKIIDAYQEVMKMQV
- a CDS encoding sigma 54-interacting transcriptional regulator — translated: MSYFDFDALHIEDRRMHEVKQLSLQLASTQASLLLVGEAGVGKTSLARYIYTKSRSARLYCLDCKNAGGFDFSRVDGGTLLIEDLDCASVALQNDLMKLVERADGTRPRFISTSRRDLRALVKQEQFRQDLFYKLAVVHLELPRLEDRRQDFQNIVNFILEVSQIMHGKSGLRLTAEGFDRLNTWNWPGNIRELENVLERAVVLAKSSLIGPESIQFEAVVEDMDLDFAPGMSLSEVEKRLIIQTLELTAQNRTRAAQMLGISIRTLRNKLNEYKEAGVL
- the flgB gene encoding flagellar basal body rod protein FlgB, whose product is MSNIFDKTTNALATSLSMRQLRHNVTSSNIANAETPGYHAKKMDFEGALQRALDLDGANSLSTSNPEHFAVGGISVSKTRPDIYDDPEGAVNNDGNTVDVEKEMSALSENAIMYKAALQLINKKMAALKYAATEGR
- the fliF gene encoding flagellar basal-body MS-ring/collar protein FliF; this translates as MNKIFGGLVVQFREFFKNLGPTKRLSVIAVTVIAAVALFTMLFMASGKDYVPLFTNIPTEQVSTIVGKLNEKNVPFQLRDGGKTIAIPKELLHSTQMTLMSEIGSPKMGSIGLEIFDKQDFGMNSYAQKINYQRALQGELMRAINTLTAVKQSKVILALPNKKTFLEEGGQASASVVVELHQGKELTPEQVRGVRYLVANSVEGMDADKVTVLDERGKVLTRVADGTTGGSNELLDLKAKIEGDLEDRIEDILTKVVGHAKVVAKVDATLNHRVISSVEESVDPDKTAIRSQQSEEESLDGSRTNPAGVPGSRSNLPGAEDQGTVGFRQDVKKEIKTTNYDVPKTVRNIRESAGNLERVSVAVVVDGMMTTTTKADGTTETTWKPRSAEELRKYEDLVKNAIGFNTARGDSVKIENIQFQPEDFSEAEKILTTLERKKLIHALFKWALLGFSLALFFFIVVRPFMQWITDSFQDSVEEMLPRTIEELEELQSVDNTLPGMSTALPVLQESIDPEKAESELLKDRILSSMSRDEEKAANAFGMWLVRKDG
- the flgC gene encoding flagellar basal body rod protein FlgC, whose product is MADFLTGMRISSSGMAAQRMRMNTIASNIANINTTQTPEGGPYRRKDVVFEAMPDAKNFGEIISSTDPAGSFQRVQVTDVISDRKAPLLKYEPDHPDANADGYVAYPNINLMEEMTNMIQASRSYEANVTAVQASKDMALSALEIGR